The following proteins are encoded in a genomic region of Egibacteraceae bacterium:
- the icd gene encoding NADP-dependent isocitrate dehydrogenase: MADQIAMGPQGLSVPDEPVIPFIEGDGTGPDIWAASVRVFDAAVDKAYEGQRRIAWKEVLAGQKAYDETGDWLPEDTVEAFREYRVGIKGPLTTPVGEGFRSLNVALRQILDLYVCLRPVRWFTGVPSPVKHPEKVDMVIFRENTEDVYAGKELQAGTDEVKRLIEFLREHYDWDIRPDSGIGVKPISETGSKRLIRAAITYALEHNRRNVAIVHKGNIMKFTEGAFRSWGYELVREEFADVAVSWEDSGGKPGDKLLVQDVIADAMLQQVLTRPDEYDVIATMNLNGDYLSDALAAQVGGIGIAPGGNINYESGHSIFEATHGTAPKYAGQDKVNPGSVILSGEMMFRRLGWDEAADLVITGLEAAIADRVVTYDFERQMEGATLVRTSEFADAMIERMGRQAASGQG, translated from the coding sequence ATGGCGGATCAGATCGCGATGGGCCCGCAGGGCCTCAGCGTCCCCGACGAGCCCGTCATCCCCTTCATCGAGGGTGACGGGACCGGCCCCGACATCTGGGCCGCCTCGGTGCGGGTGTTCGACGCCGCGGTGGACAAGGCCTACGAGGGACAGCGCCGCATCGCCTGGAAGGAGGTCCTCGCCGGTCAGAAGGCGTATGACGAGACGGGGGACTGGCTGCCGGAGGACACCGTCGAGGCGTTCCGCGAGTACCGCGTCGGCATCAAGGGGCCCCTGACCACGCCCGTCGGCGAAGGCTTCAGGAGCCTCAACGTCGCGCTGCGCCAGATCCTCGACCTCTACGTGTGCCTGCGGCCCGTGCGCTGGTTCACCGGCGTGCCGAGCCCGGTGAAGCACCCGGAGAAGGTCGACATGGTGATCTTCCGGGAGAACACCGAGGACGTGTACGCGGGCAAGGAGCTGCAGGCCGGCACCGACGAGGTCAAGCGGCTCATCGAGTTCCTCCGTGAGCACTACGACTGGGACATCCGCCCGGACTCGGGCATCGGCGTCAAGCCGATCAGCGAGACGGGCTCCAAGCGCCTCATCCGGGCCGCGATCACTTACGCCCTCGAGCACAACCGCCGCAACGTCGCCATAGTGCACAAGGGCAACATCATGAAGTTCACCGAGGGCGCCTTCCGCTCGTGGGGCTACGAGCTCGTGCGCGAGGAGTTCGCCGACGTCGCCGTGAGCTGGGAGGACTCGGGCGGCAAGCCGGGGGACAAGCTGCTCGTCCAGGACGTCATCGCCGACGCGATGCTCCAGCAGGTGCTCACCCGCCCCGACGAGTACGACGTGATCGCGACGATGAACCTGAACGGCGACTACCTCTCTGACGCCCTCGCGGCGCAGGTCGGCGGGATCGGCATCGCGCCGGGCGGCAACATCAACTACGAGTCGGGCCACTCGATCTTCGAGGCCACCCACGGCACCGCGCCGAAGTACGCCGGCCAGGACAAGGTGAACCCCGGCTCGGTGATCCTCTCCGGGGAGATGATGTTCCGCCGGCTCGGGTGGGACGAGGCCGCCGACCTCGTCATCACGGGCCTGGAGGCAGCGATCGCCGACCGGGTCGTCACCTACGACTTCGAGCGGCAGATGGAAGGGGCCACGCTCGTCAGGACGAGCGAGTTCGCCGACGCCATGATCGAACGGATGGGCCGGCAAGCCGCTTCCGGGCAGGGCTGA